The Brachionichthys hirsutus isolate HB-005 chromosome 8, CSIRO-AGI_Bhir_v1, whole genome shotgun sequence genome contains a region encoding:
- the tfap2c gene encoding transcription factor AP-2 gamma isoform X1, whose amino-acid sequence MLWKLADNVKYEDDSEERHDGSSNGNPRLPHLPAVSQHLYSPSPALSHTASSDFQPPYFPPPYQPISYPQPTDPYSHLGDPFNINSLHQSPSNQQQPWPGRQGQDGLGAHGAHGRSGLASQILGLEGGSSGVRREGFRRPELLPTHTHTHSIDQSVIGDNMGMHDMGHVLEDVQHVDDHSIIMADQTVIKKGPVTLPKGNALGLPFQKESLLGMVSNPTEVFCSVPGRLSLLSSTSKYKVTVAEVQRRLSPPECLNASLLGGVLRRAKSKNGGRSLREKLDKIGLNLPAGRRKAANVTLLTSLVEGEAVHLARDFGYVCETEFPAKAIAEYLGRSHAERNEVNSRKNMLLAAKQICKEFTDLLTQDRSPLGNSRPAPIMEPGIQGCLTHFSLITHGFGSPAICAAMTSLQNYLNEALKQVDKMYLSSGSDTQGSSDSGSKSTDKMDKHRK is encoded by the exons ATGTTGTGGAAATTAGCCGATAACGTGAAGTACGAGGATGACAGCGAG GAAAGGCACGACGGCAGCAGCAACGGGAACCCCCGGCTGCCTCACCTGCCGGCGGTCAGCCAGCACCTCTACAGCCCGTCGCCGGCCCTCTCGCACACGGCCAGCTCGGACTTCCAGCCCCCGTACTTCCCGCCCCCCTACCAGCCCATCTCCTACCCGCAGCCCACCGACCCCTATTCGCATCTCGGCGACCCCTTCAACATCAACTCCCTGCACCAGTCCCCGTCGAACCAGCAGCAGCCCTGGCCTGGCAGGCAGGGCCAGGACGGGCTCGGCGCGCACGGCGCGCACGGGAGGAGCGGCCTCGCCAGTCAGATCCTGGGCCTGGAGGGAGGCTCGTCCGGGGTGAGGAGGGAAGGCTTCCGCCGGCCCGAGCTGCtgcccacgcacacgcacacgcacagcatcGACCAGTCAGTCATCGGCGATAACATGGGGATGCACGACATGGGGCACGTTCTGGAAGACGTTCAA catGTAGACGACCACAGTATTATTATGGCAGATCAGACGGTCATCAAAAAAG GTCCTGTGACCCTACCAAAAGGCAATGCCCTGGGTCTTCCTTTCCAGAAAGAGTCCCTGCTTGGCATGGTTTCGAACCCAACAGAGGTATTCTGCTCCGTGCCAGGCCGCCTTTCCCTGCTGAGCTCCACATCCAAGTACAAGGTTACCGTGGCTGAGGTCCAGAGACGTTTGTCACCTCCCGAGTGCCTAAACGCATCGCTGCTTGGAGGGGTTTTACGCAG GGCTAAGTCAAAAAACGGAGGTCGATCTCTGAGAGAGAAGTTGGATAAGATTGGGCTGAACCTGCCAGCAGGAAGACGGAAGGCAGCCAACGTCACTCTGCTGACATCACTAGTGGAAG GTGAAGCTGTTCATTTAGCGAGAGACTTTGGGTACGTTTGTGAGACAGAGTTCCCTGCAAAGGCAATTGCTGAATACCTTGGCAGGTCACATGCGGAACGCAACGAAGTTAACTCTCGCAAGAACATGCTTCTCGCTGCTAA ACAAATCTGCAAGGAGTTCACTGACCTGCTCACTCAGGACCGTTCGCCACTGGGAAACTCTCGGCCGGCCCCTATCATGGAGCCTGGAATCCAAGGCTGCCTTACACACTTCAGCCTGATCACTCACGGCTTTGGCTCTCCAGCAATTTGTGCTGCCATGACCTCGCTTCAGAACTACCTGAACGAAGCACTCAAACAAGTGGACAAGATGTACTTGAGCTCTGGCAGCGACACCCAGGGATCCTCAGACAGTGGAAGCAAATCCACAGACAAAATGGACAAGCACAGGAAATGA
- the tfap2c gene encoding transcription factor AP-2 gamma isoform X3, protein MSVLERIDWRERHDGSSNGNPRLPHLPAVSQHLYSPSPALSHTASSDFQPPYFPPPYQPISYPQPTDPYSHLGDPFNINSLHQSPSNQQQPWPGRQGQDGLGAHGAHGRSGLASQILGLEGGSSGVRREGFRRPELLPTHTHTHSIDQSVIGDNMGMHDMGHVLEDVQHVDDHSIIMADQTVIKKGPVTLPKGNALGLPFQKESLLGMVSNPTEVFCSVPGRLSLLSSTSKYKVTVAEVQRRLSPPECLNASLLGGVLRRAKSKNGGRSLREKLDKIGLNLPAGRRKAANVTLLTSLVEGEAVHLARDFGYVCETEFPAKAIAEYLGRSHAERNEVNSRKNMLLAAKQICKEFTDLLTQDRSPLGNSRPAPIMEPGIQGCLTHFSLITHGFGSPAICAAMTSLQNYLNEALKQVDKMYLSSGSDTQGSSDSGSKSTDKMDKHRK, encoded by the exons ATGTCTGTATTGGAGAGGATAGACTGGAGG GAAAGGCACGACGGCAGCAGCAACGGGAACCCCCGGCTGCCTCACCTGCCGGCGGTCAGCCAGCACCTCTACAGCCCGTCGCCGGCCCTCTCGCACACGGCCAGCTCGGACTTCCAGCCCCCGTACTTCCCGCCCCCCTACCAGCCCATCTCCTACCCGCAGCCCACCGACCCCTATTCGCATCTCGGCGACCCCTTCAACATCAACTCCCTGCACCAGTCCCCGTCGAACCAGCAGCAGCCCTGGCCTGGCAGGCAGGGCCAGGACGGGCTCGGCGCGCACGGCGCGCACGGGAGGAGCGGCCTCGCCAGTCAGATCCTGGGCCTGGAGGGAGGCTCGTCCGGGGTGAGGAGGGAAGGCTTCCGCCGGCCCGAGCTGCtgcccacgcacacgcacacgcacagcatcGACCAGTCAGTCATCGGCGATAACATGGGGATGCACGACATGGGGCACGTTCTGGAAGACGTTCAA catGTAGACGACCACAGTATTATTATGGCAGATCAGACGGTCATCAAAAAAG GTCCTGTGACCCTACCAAAAGGCAATGCCCTGGGTCTTCCTTTCCAGAAAGAGTCCCTGCTTGGCATGGTTTCGAACCCAACAGAGGTATTCTGCTCCGTGCCAGGCCGCCTTTCCCTGCTGAGCTCCACATCCAAGTACAAGGTTACCGTGGCTGAGGTCCAGAGACGTTTGTCACCTCCCGAGTGCCTAAACGCATCGCTGCTTGGAGGGGTTTTACGCAG GGCTAAGTCAAAAAACGGAGGTCGATCTCTGAGAGAGAAGTTGGATAAGATTGGGCTGAACCTGCCAGCAGGAAGACGGAAGGCAGCCAACGTCACTCTGCTGACATCACTAGTGGAAG GTGAAGCTGTTCATTTAGCGAGAGACTTTGGGTACGTTTGTGAGACAGAGTTCCCTGCAAAGGCAATTGCTGAATACCTTGGCAGGTCACATGCGGAACGCAACGAAGTTAACTCTCGCAAGAACATGCTTCTCGCTGCTAA ACAAATCTGCAAGGAGTTCACTGACCTGCTCACTCAGGACCGTTCGCCACTGGGAAACTCTCGGCCGGCCCCTATCATGGAGCCTGGAATCCAAGGCTGCCTTACACACTTCAGCCTGATCACTCACGGCTTTGGCTCTCCAGCAATTTGTGCTGCCATGACCTCGCTTCAGAACTACCTGAACGAAGCACTCAAACAAGTGGACAAGATGTACTTGAGCTCTGGCAGCGACACCCAGGGATCCTCAGACAGTGGAAGCAAATCCACAGACAAAATGGACAAGCACAGGAAATGA
- the tfap2c gene encoding transcription factor AP-2 gamma isoform X2, whose protein sequence is MLWKLADNVKYEDDSEVSVRQERHDGSSNGNPRLPHLPAVSQHLYSPSPALSHTASSDFQPPYFPPPYQPISYPQPTDPYSHLGDPFNINSLHQSPSNQQQPWPGRQGQDGLGAHGAHGRSGLASQILGLEGGSSGVRREGFRRPELLPTHTHTHSIDQSVIGDNMGMHDMGHVLEDVQHVDDHSIIMADQTVIKKGPVTLPKGNALGLPFQKESLLGMVSNPTEVFCSVPGRLSLLSSTSKYKVTVAEVQRRLSPPECLNASLLGGVLRRAKSKNGGRSLREKLDKIGLNLPAGRRKAANVTLLTSLVEGEAVHLARDFGYVCETEFPAKAIAEYLGRSHAERNEVNSRKNMLLAAKQICKEFTDLLTQDRSPLGNSRPAPIMEPGIQGCLTHFSLITHGFGSPAICAAMTSLQNYLNEALKQVDKMYLSSGSDTQGSSDSGSKSTDKMDKHRK, encoded by the exons ATGTTGTGGAAATTAGCCGATAACGTGAAGTACGAGGATGACAGCGAGGTGAGTGTCAGACAG GAAAGGCACGACGGCAGCAGCAACGGGAACCCCCGGCTGCCTCACCTGCCGGCGGTCAGCCAGCACCTCTACAGCCCGTCGCCGGCCCTCTCGCACACGGCCAGCTCGGACTTCCAGCCCCCGTACTTCCCGCCCCCCTACCAGCCCATCTCCTACCCGCAGCCCACCGACCCCTATTCGCATCTCGGCGACCCCTTCAACATCAACTCCCTGCACCAGTCCCCGTCGAACCAGCAGCAGCCCTGGCCTGGCAGGCAGGGCCAGGACGGGCTCGGCGCGCACGGCGCGCACGGGAGGAGCGGCCTCGCCAGTCAGATCCTGGGCCTGGAGGGAGGCTCGTCCGGGGTGAGGAGGGAAGGCTTCCGCCGGCCCGAGCTGCtgcccacgcacacgcacacgcacagcatcGACCAGTCAGTCATCGGCGATAACATGGGGATGCACGACATGGGGCACGTTCTGGAAGACGTTCAA catGTAGACGACCACAGTATTATTATGGCAGATCAGACGGTCATCAAAAAAG GTCCTGTGACCCTACCAAAAGGCAATGCCCTGGGTCTTCCTTTCCAGAAAGAGTCCCTGCTTGGCATGGTTTCGAACCCAACAGAGGTATTCTGCTCCGTGCCAGGCCGCCTTTCCCTGCTGAGCTCCACATCCAAGTACAAGGTTACCGTGGCTGAGGTCCAGAGACGTTTGTCACCTCCCGAGTGCCTAAACGCATCGCTGCTTGGAGGGGTTTTACGCAG GGCTAAGTCAAAAAACGGAGGTCGATCTCTGAGAGAGAAGTTGGATAAGATTGGGCTGAACCTGCCAGCAGGAAGACGGAAGGCAGCCAACGTCACTCTGCTGACATCACTAGTGGAAG GTGAAGCTGTTCATTTAGCGAGAGACTTTGGGTACGTTTGTGAGACAGAGTTCCCTGCAAAGGCAATTGCTGAATACCTTGGCAGGTCACATGCGGAACGCAACGAAGTTAACTCTCGCAAGAACATGCTTCTCGCTGCTAA ACAAATCTGCAAGGAGTTCACTGACCTGCTCACTCAGGACCGTTCGCCACTGGGAAACTCTCGGCCGGCCCCTATCATGGAGCCTGGAATCCAAGGCTGCCTTACACACTTCAGCCTGATCACTCACGGCTTTGGCTCTCCAGCAATTTGTGCTGCCATGACCTCGCTTCAGAACTACCTGAACGAAGCACTCAAACAAGTGGACAAGATGTACTTGAGCTCTGGCAGCGACACCCAGGGATCCTCAGACAGTGGAAGCAAATCCACAGACAAAATGGACAAGCACAGGAAATGA